In one Brevibacillus composti genomic region, the following are encoded:
- a CDS encoding MFS transporter, producing the protein MYVKDHAIEYGIKENLRDFSLLVIINLFVGSMVGLERTVLPLLGEEQFGLASASAALSFIVSFGFSKAAMNFFAGSIADRIGRKKVLLLGWGVGLFVPLLVIFATHWWVIVFANVLLGINQGLTWSMTVNMKVDLAKGTQRGLAIGLNEFAGYSGVALAAAVSGFIAASYSLRPEPFYLGIGIVIAGLLLSFTVKDTEKHLQLQARMQQRKAADPVNPRDIFLKTTWRDSTLSSCSFAGLSTNLKDGMAWGLFPIFFATAGLSVSQIGTLVALYPASWGFFQLFTGAISDRIGRKWMIAAGMWTQAAAIWWILFANHYVLWIAGAIVLGLGTAMVYPTLQAAISDDAHPDWRASAMGVYRLWRDSGYAFGALMGGILADVLNVSWAVGLVAFLPLLAGMVIALRMKETLIRK; encoded by the coding sequence ATGTATGTAAAGGATCATGCGATAGAATACGGTATTAAAGAAAATTTGAGGGATTTCTCTTTGCTGGTGATCATCAATCTGTTTGTCGGTTCCATGGTCGGACTGGAAAGAACCGTTTTACCCCTTCTGGGCGAAGAACAATTCGGATTGGCTTCGGCCAGCGCCGCTCTTTCTTTTATTGTCAGTTTCGGATTTTCGAAAGCGGCCATGAATTTTTTCGCAGGCAGCATCGCCGACCGCATTGGCCGAAAAAAAGTGCTTCTTCTCGGTTGGGGAGTCGGTTTATTCGTCCCTCTGCTTGTCATCTTTGCAACCCATTGGTGGGTGATCGTATTTGCCAATGTGTTATTGGGAATCAATCAGGGGTTGACATGGTCCATGACCGTAAACATGAAAGTGGATCTGGCCAAAGGGACACAGCGGGGGCTGGCGATCGGACTGAACGAGTTTGCCGGGTATTCCGGTGTAGCCTTGGCGGCGGCGGTTTCCGGATTTATTGCCGCCTCCTATTCCCTGCGTCCGGAACCTTTTTATCTGGGGATCGGGATTGTGATTGCGGGCCTTTTGTTATCTTTTACGGTAAAAGATACCGAAAAACATCTGCAACTTCAGGCACGGATGCAACAGCGCAAGGCGGCCGATCCTGTTAATCCTCGGGACATATTTCTCAAAACAACGTGGAGGGATTCGACATTATCCAGTTGCAGCTTTGCCGGGCTTTCGACCAATTTGAAAGACGGCATGGCCTGGGGATTGTTTCCGATTTTTTTCGCCACAGCCGGATTGTCCGTAAGCCAGATCGGCACGCTGGTGGCTCTTTACCCTGCGTCCTGGGGATTTTTTCAGTTGTTTACGGGCGCTATAAGCGACCGCATCGGGCGGAAATGGATGATTGCCGCCGGAATGTGGACGCAGGCCGCCGCGATTTGGTGGATTTTATTTGCGAATCATTATGTTTTATGGATTGCAGGCGCCATTGTGTTGGGATTAGGTACTGCTATGGTATATCCCACGCTGCAGGCGGCGATCAGCGACGACGCCCATCCGGACTGGCGGGCTTCCGCCATGGGAGTTTACCGTTTATGGCGCGACAGCGGCTATGCCTTTGGCGCATTAATGGGCGGAATACTTGCAGATGTATTGAACGTTTCGTGGGCCGTCGGGCTTGTCGCTTTTTTGCCGCTGCTTGCCGGAATGGTTATCGCCTTGAGAATGAAAGAAACCTTAATCAGAAAATAA
- a CDS encoding transposase — MKAYKSSAIQPQMFQFVDMDELVPKKHILRQLNEALDFSIVHDWVAPLYTERTGRPAADPERMVRLMLLSYLFNHSERELYQLLPMHGGYLWFCGLDFESVLRPDPSRPSLPDRTTLVKTRKLWRKHGIFDTLMKHVVDQCIAAGLVQPDVDAGVDGSQVRANASIHSLKEITLAPVESIEDYLARMARQDEQPEGDAADSDDDRRPPAPPTRTERRLEDEATHEDFHGKTFSNKTYRSVTDPDARLYKKSNGQEAHLRYLVHHVTDVKSGVILSTQASIASGTAERETSLQQLAAIRFAHPQIRIRTLSADKAYGTTDYLQALFEQGIIPLVSLRNLALEDVPTWKRQTNDPKKQRKRLAKIREIQIRNKAKQIQLKGSYRHLQKLRTRCEHVFAESKVAHGLGRARSRGLDCMQEQALLTAIVQNLKKLCRFKKKRPQTGISACPKPKSVMMEAVSDLLISALVGLFSSFFMPKRRIQLT, encoded by the coding sequence ATGAAAGCCTATAAGTCATCGGCTATCCAGCCTCAGATGTTCCAATTTGTGGATATGGATGAACTCGTACCGAAAAAGCACATCTTGCGCCAACTGAACGAAGCGCTTGATTTTTCCATCGTCCATGATTGGGTGGCGCCGCTGTATACGGAACGTACCGGACGCCCGGCGGCTGACCCGGAGCGGATGGTTCGACTCATGCTGCTTTCGTATTTGTTCAACCATTCCGAACGGGAATTGTATCAACTGTTGCCCATGCATGGGGGCTACTTGTGGTTTTGCGGACTGGATTTCGAATCCGTCTTGCGTCCGGATCCATCCAGGCCGTCCCTGCCGGATCGGACGACCTTGGTGAAGACCCGGAAATTGTGGCGAAAACACGGTATTTTCGACACGCTCATGAAACATGTCGTCGATCAGTGCATCGCCGCCGGACTGGTCCAACCCGATGTAGATGCGGGAGTCGACGGTTCCCAAGTACGCGCCAACGCTTCTATCCACAGCTTGAAAGAAATCACTCTGGCACCTGTGGAGTCGATTGAAGACTACCTGGCTCGCATGGCCCGGCAAGACGAGCAACCCGAAGGTGACGCCGCTGATTCCGATGATGACAGACGGCCGCCCGCACCGCCCACGCGAACAGAACGGCGTCTGGAAGACGAAGCGACACATGAAGATTTTCATGGCAAAACGTTCTCGAACAAGACCTACCGCAGCGTGACGGACCCGGATGCTCGCTTGTACAAAAAGAGCAACGGTCAGGAAGCGCATTTGCGGTATTTGGTGCATCATGTGACGGATGTCAAATCCGGCGTCATTCTGTCTACGCAAGCGAGCATCGCGTCCGGAACGGCTGAACGCGAGACGAGCTTGCAACAGCTGGCCGCGATCCGTTTTGCCCATCCGCAAATCCGGATTCGCACGCTTTCTGCCGATAAAGCCTACGGTACGACAGATTATCTGCAAGCGCTGTTCGAGCAAGGGATTATTCCTCTGGTTTCGCTTCGCAACCTGGCACTGGAAGATGTACCGACTTGGAAACGCCAAACGAACGATCCGAAGAAACAACGCAAGCGTCTGGCCAAAATCCGAGAAATCCAAATCCGCAACAAAGCCAAACAAATTCAGCTCAAGGGTTCTTACCGTCATCTGCAAAAGTTACGGACGCGGTGCGAGCATGTGTTTGCCGAAAGCAAAGTCGCGCATGGCCTGGGTCGCGCGCGGAGCCGCGGCCTGGATTGCATGCAGGAGCAGGCACTGCTCACGGCAATCGTTCAAAATCTGAAAAAACTATGCCGGTTTAAGAAGAAACGACCCCAAACCGGTATTTCGGCATGTCCAAAACCGAAATCCGTGATGATGGAGGCGGTGTCGGACCTGCTCATTTCGGCGTTGGTTGGGTTGTTTTCCTCTTTTTTCATGCCGAAGAGACGGATACAACTGACTTAA
- a CDS encoding MarR family winged helix-turn-helix transcriptional regulator has product MNQLAQYVNVRETFQILVRRFGVLQKDGAQCCGISVVQSHILYELQKRPNISLNELADLLSIDTSTLSRQVHQLVEMELVNRLPDPNDRRYVVLSLTPKGVEQHKEIATYMETYFANLFTHIPKEKHAQVLESLQMINEAMRQSADCCTPPL; this is encoded by the coding sequence ATGAATCAGTTAGCTCAATACGTGAATGTCAGGGAGACTTTTCAGATATTAGTGAGGCGTTTTGGGGTTTTACAAAAAGATGGGGCACAATGCTGTGGCATCTCTGTTGTGCAAAGCCATATCCTGTATGAGCTCCAGAAGAGGCCCAACATCTCCTTAAACGAGTTGGCTGACCTCCTGTCCATTGATACCAGTACCCTTAGCCGCCAAGTTCATCAGCTCGTCGAAATGGAGTTGGTAAACCGATTGCCCGACCCAAACGACAGGCGATATGTTGTTCTTTCCTTGACGCCGAAGGGAGTAGAACAACATAAAGAAATTGCGACCTACATGGAAACCTATTTTGCGAATCTCTTTACCCACATTCCCAAAGAGAAGCATGCTCAGGTTCTGGAAAGCCTGCAAATGATAAACGAAGCGATGAGGCAAAGTGCAGATTGTTGTACCCCTCCTCTATAA
- a CDS encoding class I SAM-dependent methyltransferase produces the protein MALFDQEASTYDNWCNTPLGSFVDKVEKEWIAKSAQPQVGEKAVDLGCGTGIFTIWLAKQGLDVTGIDLSSEMLAKAQEKAQREDLAIHWIQADMNRLPFDRETFDLVIGNIVLEFVENPEKVVAEALRVLKKDGRLVIGLINKESYWGRTYSQKGKDNPDSVFAHAHFYSEQTIVSWETRHFASLDYGLFVTPENFENENQALELEKKLSRTAAKNQAGFIVARWNK, from the coding sequence ATGGCGTTGTTCGATCAGGAAGCTTCCACTTATGATAACTGGTGCAACACTCCACTGGGTTCGTTTGTCGACAAAGTGGAAAAAGAATGGATAGCCAAAAGTGCGCAGCCGCAAGTGGGAGAAAAAGCAGTGGACCTGGGATGCGGCACGGGAATTTTCACCATATGGCTGGCGAAACAGGGACTTGACGTTACCGGAATCGATCTGTCCTCGGAAATGCTGGCCAAAGCACAGGAAAAAGCACAGAGGGAAGATCTTGCAATCCATTGGATTCAAGCGGACATGAACCGACTTCCGTTTGACCGTGAAACGTTCGATCTTGTGATTGGCAATATTGTTTTGGAATTTGTTGAGAATCCTGAGAAAGTCGTTGCGGAAGCGCTGCGGGTATTAAAAAAAGACGGACGATTGGTGATCGGATTGATCAACAAGGAAAGTTACTGGGGAAGAACTTATTCGCAAAAGGGAAAAGATAATCCCGACAGCGTTTTTGCCCATGCACATTTTTATTCGGAACAAACGATCGTATCTTGGGAAACAAGACATTTTGCCTCTTTGGACTATGGATTATTCGTAACCCCGGAAAATTTCGAAAATGAAAATCAAGCGCTTGAATTGGAAAAGAAGCTTTCCCGAACCGCCGCAAAAAATCAAGCCGGTTTTATCGTTGCCAGATGGAATAAATAA
- a CDS encoding NAD(P)-binding domain-containing protein, with protein sequence MKLPVAIIGGGPVGLAAAAQLQARGESFILLESGSQIGASILEWGHVRMFSPWEYNMDKTAVSLLAKYDWNAPQLEAIPTGKELVEMYLQPLAALPEISPYIRVNSKVVSVGRKNIDKMKTKGRDQLPFVIRYEQNGEMNTVEARAIIDASGTWKHPNPIGSGGIFAKGEESASQRITYGIPDVYGNQRQRYAGKRVLVVGSGHSAINTILDLHRLKEEVPSTDIVWVLRKISVQETYGGGNEDQLPARGALGTAIQHLVEGGLLTVYTPFQIEEISNEGNALLVAGTLAGQPFNIGGIDEIIANTGSRPDLDFLREIRYQVDPSIECVPALADLIDPNIHSCGTVRPHGEAELRQPEKDFYIVGMKSYGRAPTFLLATGYEQVRSVVAALVGDWEAARRVELHLPETGVCSSNPLTVGFEAVSSCCAPLPQVPRNCCG encoded by the coding sequence ATGAAATTACCTGTAGCCATTATTGGGGGAGGGCCTGTCGGTTTAGCTGCTGCAGCACAATTACAAGCAAGAGGCGAGTCATTTATTCTCTTGGAGTCAGGAAGCCAAATCGGAGCCAGCATTCTGGAGTGGGGACATGTGCGAATGTTTTCACCCTGGGAATACAACATGGATAAAACAGCAGTTTCGCTACTCGCCAAATACGATTGGAATGCACCGCAGCTAGAAGCCATCCCGACAGGCAAGGAACTGGTAGAGATGTACTTGCAGCCGCTTGCGGCACTTCCGGAAATCTCACCGTACATTCGTGTAAATAGCAAAGTCGTATCGGTTGGCAGAAAAAACATCGATAAGATGAAAACAAAGGGAAGAGACCAGCTTCCTTTCGTGATTCGCTATGAACAAAACGGCGAGATGAATACCGTGGAAGCAAGGGCTATAATCGATGCGTCTGGAACCTGGAAACATCCCAATCCGATAGGGTCGGGTGGTATTTTCGCAAAGGGGGAAGAATCGGCTTCCCAGCGTATTACTTACGGCATTCCTGATGTTTATGGGAATCAACGCCAGCGATATGCAGGAAAAAGGGTTCTCGTCGTAGGAAGTGGCCATTCGGCTATCAATACGATTCTTGATTTACATCGTCTCAAGGAAGAGGTACCTTCTACAGATATTGTCTGGGTGTTACGGAAAATAAGCGTCCAGGAGACGTATGGCGGAGGCAACGAGGATCAATTACCAGCTCGGGGTGCATTAGGAACTGCGATACAACACCTGGTAGAAGGCGGACTCCTTACTGTCTATACACCTTTTCAGATTGAGGAAATCTCCAATGAAGGAAACGCGCTTCTGGTTGCAGGAACACTAGCCGGTCAACCGTTCAATATCGGAGGCATTGATGAAATAATTGCAAATACCGGCTCTCGCCCTGATCTTGATTTTTTGCGGGAGATTCGTTATCAGGTTGATCCATCTATTGAATGTGTTCCGGCATTGGCAGACTTGATCGATCCCAATATCCATAGCTGCGGCACAGTCCGCCCCCATGGTGAAGCCGAGCTTCGGCAGCCTGAGAAGGATTTTTATATCGTGGGTATGAAGAGTTATGGACGTGCTCCTACTTTCTTGCTGGCTACAGGCTATGAACAAGTGAGATCTGTAGTTGCGGCGCTTGTCGGTGATTGGGAAGCAGCTAGGAGGGTAGAGCTCCATCTGCCAGAAACAGGGGTGTGCAGCTCGAATCCTTTAACAGTTGGATTTGAAGCAGTATCTTCTTGTTGTGCACCATTACCTCAGGTACCCCGCAATTGTTGCGGTTAA
- the trxA gene encoding thioredoxin — MKITRRDDFMAAIKATDNTLDQIIRNNKVVLVDFWAPWCGPCRMMAPVLDQLAAEADKEAVIVKVNVDENPVSAIKHHIQGIPTLKLFVNGKETTTFVGVQPLNKLKALIMQYAN; from the coding sequence ATGAAAATCACAAGGAGGGACGATTTTATGGCAGCAATAAAGGCAACGGACAATACTTTGGATCAGATCATCAGGAACAACAAAGTCGTTCTGGTCGATTTTTGGGCTCCGTGGTGCGGACCTTGCCGCATGATGGCCCCGGTTTTGGATCAATTGGCTGCAGAAGCGGACAAAGAGGCCGTCATCGTAAAAGTGAATGTGGATGAAAATCCGGTTTCCGCCATCAAACACCATATTCAAGGCATCCCGACATTGAAACTCTTTGTCAACGGGAAAGAAACCACTACCTTTGTCGGTGTCCAGCCGCTAAATAAACTGAAAGCATTGATCATGCAATATGCAAATTAA
- a CDS encoding ArsR/SmtB family transcription factor: MAISCISARAFKDELYQQFARIGKCLASEKRLELLSLLSQGPKSVEKLVESTNMSFANVSRHLQVLNDARLVKYSKKGTYVIYELADPSVSDFLLSFWRICENQLADVKRIKDEFLNHFDHLQTLTMDELLDKLESGTIVLLDVRPREEFEAGHIEGAISVPIDELDQHLQSLPRDIEIAAYCRGPYCVYAAQAAQRLRNEGFIAYRLEEGVHEWRQYNKQRH, translated from the coding sequence ATGGCAATATCTTGCATCTCGGCCAGAGCTTTCAAAGATGAGCTGTATCAGCAATTTGCCAGAATCGGAAAATGTCTGGCCAGTGAGAAACGTCTTGAGTTATTGAGTTTGCTGTCTCAGGGACCGAAATCGGTTGAAAAGCTTGTGGAAAGCACGAATATGAGTTTTGCCAACGTTTCGCGGCATCTCCAGGTGCTGAACGATGCCCGGTTAGTCAAATACAGCAAGAAAGGGACATACGTCATTTATGAGTTGGCGGATCCTTCCGTTTCCGACTTCTTATTGTCCTTTTGGCGCATATGCGAAAATCAACTGGCGGATGTGAAGCGCATTAAGGATGAATTTTTAAATCACTTCGATCATTTGCAGACTCTCACTATGGATGAACTGCTCGATAAACTGGAGTCAGGGACCATCGTCCTGCTGGATGTCCGACCGAGGGAAGAATTCGAAGCCGGGCATATTGAGGGTGCGATCTCGGTGCCCATTGATGAACTCGATCAGCATCTTCAATCCCTTCCCCGGGATATTGAAATCGCAGCATATTGCCGTGGACCGTACTGCGTTTATGCGGCACAAGCCGCCCAGAGGCTGCGGAATGAGGGGTTTATCGCCTACCGGCTGGAAGAAGGTGTTCACGAGTGGCGGCAGTACAACAAACAGCGGCATTAA
- a CDS encoding MBL fold metallo-hydrolase, whose protein sequence is MLFRQYLHRNPVAISYFFGCGSKSQGVVVDPMEDQVDFYIQESRTLGMDIRYVIDTHLHADHISGARLLAEKTGAKYILHRSADVRFPFEPVEDGDEIAAGNTILKILHTPGHTPEHISILVTDRARGEEPWFVLTGHTLMVGDVGRTELATEVEEGAKQLFRSLHEKLLPLPDHLEIYPGAYSGSICGRSLSGKPSSTLGFEKKLNRALQIDHESDFVQYMTRDIPEKPVNYQEIRAYNMGLSDSRPDFTNRR, encoded by the coding sequence ATGCTGTTCCGTCAATACTTGCACCGTAACCCGGTTGCCATTTCTTATTTTTTCGGATGCGGAAGCAAGTCCCAAGGTGTTGTCGTCGATCCGATGGAGGATCAGGTTGATTTTTACATTCAGGAATCCAGGACGCTAGGAATGGATATTCGTTATGTGATCGATACCCACCTTCATGCGGACCATATTTCCGGAGCACGGCTGCTTGCGGAGAAAACCGGGGCAAAATATATTCTGCACCGTTCGGCTGATGTCCGGTTCCCATTTGAGCCGGTTGAGGATGGAGATGAAATTGCCGCGGGAAATACGATCTTAAAAATATTGCATACACCCGGTCACACGCCGGAACATATCTCTATCCTCGTTACCGATCGGGCAAGAGGGGAGGAGCCTTGGTTTGTTCTAACCGGTCATACGCTCATGGTCGGTGACGTAGGGCGTACGGAACTGGCCACAGAGGTGGAAGAAGGAGCAAAACAACTGTTTCGAAGTTTGCACGAAAAATTGCTTCCGTTGCCCGATCATCTGGAGATCTATCCTGGGGCCTATTCGGGTTCCATTTGCGGACGAAGCTTGAGCGGGAAACCGTCGTCTACACTGGGATTCGAGAAAAAGCTGAACCGGGCTTTGCAGATTGACCATGAGAGCGATTTTGTCCAGTATATGACCAGGGACATACCGGAAAAACCGGTGAACTATCAGGAAATTCGTGCCTATAATATGGGACTAAGCGATTCGAGGCCCGACTTTACTAACCGCAGATGA